Proteins from a genomic interval of Streptomyces sp. NBC_01445:
- a CDS encoding UDP-N-acetylmuramoyl-tripeptide--D-alanyl-D-alanine ligase: MIALSLAEIATVVGGQTYDIPDPSVQVTGPVVRDSREVEPGSLFVAFVGERVDGHDYAAAVVDAGAAAVLASRPVGVPAIVVDDVQAALGALARTVVERLGATLVALTGSAGKTSTKDLIAQVLRRKAPTVFTPGSFNNEIGLPLTALSATDDTRYLVLEMGARGKGHIRYLTGLTPPRVGVVLNVGTAHIGEFGGREQIAEAKGELVESLPADGTAILNADDPLVRAMASRTKAKVLLFGEGADADVRAENVRLTENGQPSFSLRTPSGCSDVTLRLYGEHHVSNALAAAAVAHDLGMSVEEIALALSEAGTLSRWRMEVTERPDGVTVVNDAYNANPESMRAALRALAAMGRGRRTWAVLGHMAELGDEALAEHDAVGRLAVRLNVSKLVAVGGREASWLQLGAYNEGSWGEESVHVSDAQAAVDLLRSELRPGDVVLVKASRSVGLESVAQALLAVDGDNVGEVAAR, from the coding sequence GTGATCGCCCTCTCCCTCGCCGAGATCGCCACAGTCGTCGGCGGGCAGACGTACGACATACCGGATCCGTCCGTCCAGGTCACCGGACCGGTCGTCAGGGACTCCCGTGAAGTGGAGCCCGGCAGCCTCTTCGTCGCCTTCGTCGGCGAGCGCGTCGACGGCCACGACTACGCGGCCGCCGTGGTGGACGCCGGAGCGGCCGCCGTGCTCGCCTCGCGCCCGGTCGGGGTGCCCGCCATCGTTGTCGACGACGTGCAGGCCGCCCTCGGCGCGCTGGCGCGCACCGTCGTCGAACGGCTCGGCGCCACCCTCGTCGCGCTCACCGGTTCCGCCGGCAAGACCAGCACCAAGGACCTGATCGCCCAGGTCCTGCGCCGCAAGGCGCCCACGGTCTTCACGCCGGGCTCGTTCAACAACGAGATCGGCCTGCCGCTGACGGCGCTGAGCGCCACCGACGACACCCGCTACCTCGTCCTGGAGATGGGCGCGCGCGGCAAGGGCCACATCCGGTACCTCACCGGTCTGACCCCGCCGAGGGTCGGCGTCGTCCTCAACGTCGGCACCGCGCACATCGGCGAGTTCGGCGGCCGCGAGCAGATCGCCGAGGCCAAGGGCGAGCTCGTCGAGAGCCTGCCGGCCGACGGCACTGCGATCCTCAACGCCGACGACCCGCTGGTCCGCGCGATGGCCTCCCGCACGAAGGCGAAGGTGCTGCTCTTCGGAGAGGGTGCCGACGCCGACGTACGCGCCGAGAATGTCCGGCTCACGGAGAACGGACAGCCTTCCTTCAGCCTTCGCACACCCTCCGGGTGCAGCGACGTGACCTTGCGCCTGTACGGTGAGCACCACGTGTCGAACGCGCTCGCCGCGGCCGCCGTCGCCCATGACCTTGGCATGTCCGTGGAGGAGATCGCCCTCGCGCTCTCCGAGGCGGGCACACTGTCCCGCTGGCGTATGGAGGTCACCGAGCGCCCGGACGGCGTGACGGTCGTCAACGACGCCTACAACGCGAACCCCGAGTCCATGCGAGCCGCTCTGCGAGCGCTCGCAGCGATGGGCAGAGGGCGCCGTACATGGGCGGTGCTCGGTCATATGGCCGAGCTCGGGGACGAGGCGCTGGCCGAGCACGACGCGGTCGGACGGCTTGCCGTCCGGCTCAACGTCAGCAAGCTCGTGGCAGTCGGGGGCAGGGAAGCGTCCTGGCTGCAACTGGGCGCCTATAACGAGGGTTCGTGGGGTGAGGAGTCGGTGCACGTGTCCGACGCACAGGCGGCTGTCGACCTATTGCGCAGCGAGCTGCGCCCGGGTGACGTCGTGCTCGTGAAGGCCTCGAGGTCGGTGGGCCTGGAGAGCGTCGCGCAGGCGCTGCTCGCCGTCGACGGCGACAACGTGGGCGAGGTTGCTGCCCGATGA